Proteins from a single region of Thermococcus sp. CX2:
- a CDS encoding DUF4870 domain-containing protein, whose translation MEEISPEEPKKKTSLGMDENIEALLAYVLMWLTGIIFLVLEKESDFVRFHAMQSTITFLGINIIQIVLWMIGVILGAVFGPLVALIGIFIMLVNLVGLIFWVLGMIKAYQGEYYKFPIFGDLAEKWVGKVNV comes from the coding sequence ATGGAGGAGATCTCCCCCGAAGAACCCAAGAAGAAAACTTCCCTCGGCATGGACGAGAACATCGAGGCTCTGTTGGCCTATGTGCTTATGTGGCTCACTGGCATAATCTTTCTGGTACTCGAAAAGGAAAGCGATTTCGTCCGTTTCCACGCTATGCAGTCAACGATTACATTCCTCGGGATCAACATTATTCAGATAGTTCTGTGGATGATCGGTGTGATCCTTGGAGCAGTCTTCGGCCCACTGGTGGCTCTCATTGGGATCTTTATCATGCTCGTGAACCTTGTGGGTCTGATTTTCTGGGTACTCGGAATGATCAAGGCCTACCAGGGCGAGTACTACAAGTTCCCAATCTTTGGCGACCTCGCCGAGAAGTGGGTCGGCAAAGTGAACGTCTGA
- a CDS encoding ferrous iron transport protein A, giving the protein MHMIVPLSALGPREKGIVVNIAGGHYARQRLVSMGLSPGAMVQVIESHSMGPIIFSVGGARFAIGRGLASKVMVRKL; this is encoded by the coding sequence ATGCACATGATTGTACCTTTAAGCGCCCTGGGGCCGAGAGAAAAGGGAATCGTGGTGAACATAGCAGGTGGGCACTACGCGAGGCAGAGGTTAGTTTCCATGGGGCTTAGTCCCGGGGCGATGGTTCAGGTCATCGAATCACACTCGATGGGGCCAATAATCTTCTCCGTTGGAGGGGCAAGGTTCGCAATAGGCAGGGGACTGGCGAGCAAGGTCATGGTAAGAAAGCTCTAA